TGAGGATGCGGGCCGTGCCGAGAACAGCTTCCTCGGACAGGTCGAAGCGCAGCGGATCCGCCGTCGCGGCGGCGATCGCGGCAACCCGCAACCGGTCGGTCGGGTCGGTGTGCTCGGGCAGCGCGGCGACGGCGCGGCGGGCGACGGCGACGGATGCCTCGGGGGCGGTGAAGTCGGTGCCGGGGCGCAGCTGCCCGGTCCACAGCCACTCGGCGACCTCTTCGTAGGTGTGGCGTGCGGCCAGCTCGGCCGCGTCGACGCCGCGGTAGTAGTACCGGTCCGTGTCGATGAGCGTGATGCGGGTGCGCACGGACAGCTCGCCGCCCGAGGCCGGACTCCCGCCGCCGACCCGCCTGTTGCGCCGTGCCAGCGCCTCGACCTCCTTCGCGTCGAAGGTGCTGCTCCGGCCGCCCGGCACTCGGCGGCTGCTGAGCTGACCGCGGCTCACGTACGCGTACACGGTCTCGGCCTTCACACCCAGAAGCTCGGCGGCCTCCTTGGTGCTCAGCCGCCGTTCCGAGCGACTGGGGGCGGGTTCTTGATCGGGCATGGAGGTCACCGTATCCGTCTTGCAGGTTCATTGATCTCAGATTGATTGAATCAATATTGACAGAGATTGAGTCAAGAGTGGACAGTCAAATCAAGTTCAGGGAGGAAAACATGTCCGTCAACAGGTCCGCAACCACTCTTGTCGACGTACCGCGAGGGCTCGCGGGTGTCGTCGTGACCGACACCGAGATCGGCGACGTGCGAGGGCTGGAGGGCTTCTACCACTACCGGCAGTACTCGGCCGTCGAGCTGGCGCAGGCCCGCAGTTTCGAGGACGTCTGGCATCTTCTGGTCCTCGGCGAGCTGCCGGACGCCGAGCGCGGTGCCGCGTTCTCCGCCAAGACCGCAGCCTTGCGCCGACTGCCCGACGAGGTGCGCGTGGCACTGCCTGTCATCGCGGCGGCGAGCGCCCGGTCCGGCCCGCTCGCCAGTATGCGTACGGCGCTGTCGTTGCTGGGTGCGGCCAAGGGCTTCCGGCCGGTGTACGACATCGACGCGGACGGGCGCCGCCGGGACGCCCTCGTCGCGGCCGCCGCCGTGCCGACGCTGCTGACCGCACTGCACCGGCTGGGGATCGGGCTCGAGCCGGTGGAGCCGCGGGAGGACCTCTCGTACGCGGCGAACTACCTGTACATGTTGACGGGTTCGGAGCCGGACCCGCAGCGGACCCGGGCGATCGAGCAATACTTGATCTCAACCATTGACCATGGCTTCAATGCATCAACCTTTACGGCGCGCGTCATCACATCAACCGGAGCGGATGTGGCCGCGTGCCTGGTGGGGGCCGTGGGTGCGCTGTCCGGCCCGCTGCACGGCGGGGCTCCCAGCCGGGCACTCGACACCCTGGACGCCATCGGCACGCCCGAACGCATCGACTCCTGGATCCGCGAGCGCGTCCTGGCCGGCGAGCGCATCATGGGCTTCGGGCACCCTGTCTACCGCACGGAGGACCCCCGCTCCCGGATGCTCCGCGAGATCGCCCAGAGCTTCGGCGGCCCACGCGTCGACTTCGCCGTCGAGGTCGAGCGGCGGGTCGAGGCGATCCTCGCCGAGCTGAAGCCGGGCCGCGAACTCCACACGAACGTCGAGTTCTACGCGGGCGTGGTCATGGAACTCTGCGGTCTGCCGCGCGAGATGTTCACCCCGACGTTCGCGGCGGCGCGGGCGGTGGGCTGGAGCGCCAACATCCTGGAACAGGCTGAGGACTCGAAGATCATCCGTCCGGTGGCGCGATATGTGGGGCCGGGAGCGCCGGTTGGCGTACCGGCAGCCTGAAACTGGATATATGTTCCTTTACGGGGAAGTGCAGGCTTCGCCTTCGTCCGTCACTCTTGGGGATGTTCTGGCGGTGTGCGATTGAATTCACCCCGACGAGTGATAACGAACTTGTAAAGAGGTGTATCTGCGCGAAGGCCTGAGGGGTTGGATAACTCGGGTGCTTGCCGTCCGGCGATCGCGGTTCGGACGCGCCGCTGGTCAAGGCTCGACGTATCCTGCCGTCGCCGCGCAGCAGCGTTGGCAGACGCTTGTGCCTTGAGACAGAGGAAATTGACAGTGAGTCAGATCATTCGCCGCCTCGGTGTATCTCCGCGCCTCCGGGGCAGCACGAACGGCGCGACGTGCCCCGACATCTTTGAATTGGCCGACGGCAATTTTGCCATTATCGGCACGGATGTCACCGACTCGCTGGACTCGCAGTTGCCCGCCGACGCGGCTCGCGCCGACTATGAGCGCATCGTCGTGATCACCCGCGAGACCCTCGTCAAGGCGAAGGCCGATATCCCGGACGCCTGAGCCGTCATCGGTATCGCCGAAGGCGTCTGCCCGGTACGAGATCGCTTCGTGCCAGGTGGGCGCCTTCGTCATGGGGCGCCGGGCGGGTCTCCCACGACCCACCACTCCTCGGGGTCGGCCTCTTCGAGTTGGTGGAGCAGTTCGTCGACGATCAGGCCCAGACCGGCCTCTTCGGTGTCGGCCAGGCTGGCGCGCTGCTGCTGGCTGGCGTACCAGTACTCCCTCATGACCGGGTTCTGGAGCATCCCCCGAACGTGTTGGAAGAACTCGTCCTTGCTCAGGTTGCCGATGCGGTAGGAGGTGAGCAGGTTGGTGTACATGGCGTTGGCGAAGAGGTACTGGCGCCGCTGCTTCGGGGTGAGGTTTCCCTCGTAGTGGTCGAGTACCTCGGCGAGTTCGGGGTCGTCGATGGCCTTGCTCAGCAGCTCCCAGTGCTGACGCTGTTGCCAGGCCAGGTTGGCGCGGGTGTTCTGTGCGGTCCTGGCTTCGTCCTCCAGGCGTTCCACGCGTGCGCACAGCGCATTGAGACGGCCTCGTTCGGCCGCCTTGCAGGCGAGGGCACCCGCGACGACGCCGAGCCCGGCCGCGGCGACCGAGCCGAGTCCGCGTACCCCATACTTCCGTGTGGCCATGTCAACCCCCGAATCAGGCGGCCGTCCGCCGGTCGTCGGGTGCGGGTCGACTGAGGGGGACCGGCGAGCGATGGGCGGCGCTTGCCGCCTCCAGGGTGCCGAGCGGCTCTGATCGGCGGGGAGGCGGAGAGGAGGCGCACAGAGGGATGCGAGGGTCGCACGCTCCGGCGCCATGCCCAACGTCTGCCCCGCGCGGGCTGCTAACAATCGTTCACTTCGCGGGGATTCTTTCCGCTCGTATCCTGGGGCGGCATTCACAGTTCGTACGCACGCCGAGCCGCGAGCCGGGGTGCGCGTTGGCGTGAGAGAGGTCGCACATTGGTTCCGAGTCCGGGCCGGCCGCAGATCCCGGTCGTCGTGCTCGCCGGGTTCCTGGGCTCCGGCAAGACGACGCTGCTCAACCATCTGCTCCACCGCAGTGGCGGCAGCCGTATCGGGGCCATCGTCAATGATTTCGGTGCCATCGAGATCGACGCGATGGCCGTGGCGGGCGCGCTCGGCGACTCCACCGTGTTGCTCGGGAACGGCTGCCTGTGCTGTGCCGTCGACGTCAGTGAACTCGATCTCTACCTCGATCGGCTCGCCCGGCCCTCGGCCGGGATCGACGTCGTCGTCATCGAGGCCAGCGGCCTGGCCGAGCCGCAGGAGCTGGTGCGGATGGTGCTCGCCAGTGAACATCCGGGGATCGTGTACGGCGGTCTGATCGAGGTCGTCGACGCCGCCGAGTTCGACGGCACGCGCGCGAAGCACCCCGAGATCGACCGGCATCTCGCCCTCGCCGAACTCGTCGTCGTGAACAAGGTCGACCGGGCGCCCGACGGTGAGCGGGTCCTGGACGTCGTCCGGTCCCTCGTCGACCGCGCCGCCGTCGTGCCCGCCACCTACGGCCGCATCGATCCCGAGTTCCTCTTCGACTGCCGCCCCGCGGGCGAGCGGATCGGGCAGCTCACCTTCGACGACATCCACGATCACGGGGAAGACGGCCACGACCACGCAGGTCATCTGCACGCGGCCTACGACAGCCTGTCCTTCACCTCCGAAGTGCCCCTGAACCCACGCCGGTTGATGGAGTTCCTCGACAGCAGGCCCGAGGGGCTGTACCGGATCAAGGGGTACGTCGACTTCGGCCCCCATGACGCGAACAACCGGTACGGCGTCCATGCCGTCGGACGGTTCCTCCGGTTCCGTCCCGAGCCCTGGGGCTCCGGCGACGCGCGCGTGACCCAGCTCGTGCTCATCGGCGCCGGCATCGATGCCCCGTCCCTCGGCAAGGAGCTGGAGGCGTGCAAGGACGACGCCCCACACGCCGACGAGCACGGCATGTGGGGCGTCCTGCGCTACGTACAGGATCCCGAAGGGGATCTTGAGGAGCCCGGTCTCTAGACCGGCCCCGCCACCACCGACACCGTCTTGCCCAGGGACACGCCCGAGCCGTCGCGGCGCGGGTCGATCTCCGGGAGGTCGGCCGGTGTGCCGTTCTTCTGCGCGGCCCGCGCCGGGACCGGGCCCGCCCAGGCCAGGGAGAGACAGTCCTCGCCCTTGAGGAAGCGCTGGCAGCGCACGCCGCCGGTGGCGCGGCCCTTGCGCGGGTACTGGTCGAACGGAGTCAGCTTGGCCGTCGTCTGCACGGAGTCGTCCAGCGTGCCGCGCGAGCCGGCGACGGTGAAGACCACCGCGTCGGCCGCCGGGTCGACCGCGGTGAACGAGATGACCTTGGCGCCCTCGGTGAGCTTGATGCCCGCCATGCCGCCCGCGGCGCGGCCCTGCGGGCGGACCTGCGAGGCCTGGTAGCGCAGCAGCTGGGCGTCGTCCGTGATGAAGACCAGGTCCTCCTCGCCGGTGCGCAGCTCGACCGCGCCGACGATCCGGTCACCCTCCTTGAGGGTGATGACCTCCAACTCCTCCTTGTTGGACGGGTAGTCGGGGACCACACGCTTGACCACGCCCTGCGCGGTGCCGAGCGCCAGACCCGGGGACGACTCGTCCAGCGTGGTCAGGCAGACCACCGTCTCGTCGTCCTCCAGGGACACGAACTCGGCCAGCGGGGCGCCGCCCGCGAGGTTCGGCGTCGCCGCCGTGTCCGGGAGCTGCGGCAGGTCGACGACGTCGATCCGGAGCAGACGGCCGGACGAGGTGACCGCGCCGATCTCACCGCGGGCCGTGGCCGGTACCGCCGAGACGATCACGTCGTGCTTGGTCCGGCGCGCGTCGGCGTCCTCCGCGAACGGGTCGCCGTTGGCCGTACGGGCCAGCAGACCCGTGGAGGACAGCAGCACCCGGCACGGGTCGTCCGCCACCTGGAGCGGAACGGCGGCGACCTGGGCGCCCGCGGACTCCAGCAGGACCGTACGCCGGTCGGTGCCGAACTTCTTGGACACCGCGGCCAGTTCGGCGGAGACCAGCTTGCGCAGCTCCGCGTCCGACTCCAGGATCCGGGTCAGCTCCTCGATCTCCGCCTTCAGGCGGTCCTTCTCGGACTCCAGCTCGATCCGGTCGTACTTGGTGAGGCGGCGCAGCGGCGTGTCCAGGATGTACTGCGTCTGGATCTCGCTCAGCGAGAAGCGCTCCATCAGGCGCTGCTTGGCCTGCGCGGAGTTGTCGCTGGAGCGGATGAGGCGGATGACCTCGTCGATGTCCACCAGGGCGGTGAGCAGGCCCTCCACCAGGTGCAGCCGGTCGCGGCGCTTGCCCCGGCGGAACTCGCTGCGGCGCCGCACGACGTTGAAGCGGTGGTCGAGATAGACCTCCAGCAGCTCCTTGAGGCCCAGCGTGAGCGGCTGGCCGTCGACCAGTGCCACGTTGTTGATGCCGAAGGACTCCTCCATCGGCGTCAGCTTGTAGAGCTGCTCCAGGACGGCTTCCGGCACGAAGCCGTTCTTGATCTCGATGACCAGGCGCAGGCCGTGCGCACGGTCGGTGAGGTCCTTGACGTCGGCGATGCCCTGCAGCTTCTTCGAGCCGACCAGATCCTTGATCTTGGCGATCACCTTTTCCGGGCCGACCGTGAAGGGCAGCTCGGTGATGACGATGCCCTTGCGGCGCGCGGTCACGGCCTCGACGGAGACCGTCGCGCGGATCTTGAAGGTGCCGCGGCCCGTCTCATAAGCGTCCCGGATGCCGGACAGGCCGACGATCCGGCCGCCGGTGGGCAGGTCGGGGCCGGGGACGTGCTTCATCAGGGCGTCGAGATCGGCGCCGGGGTGCCTAATCAGGTGGCGGGCGGCCGCGATCACCTCGCGCAGGTTGTGCGGCGGCATGTTCGTGGCCATGCCGACCGCGATGCCCGAGGCGCCGTTGACCAGGAGGTTCGGGAAGGCGGCGGGCAGGGCCACCGGCTCCTGCTCCTGACCGTCGTAGTTCGGGGTGAAGTCGACGGTGTCCTCGTCGATCGACTCCGTCATCAGGCCCGTGGCCTCGGCCATCCGGCACTCGGTGTACCGCATGGCGGCGGGCGGGTCGTCATTGCCCAGCGAGCCGAAGTTGCCGTGGCCGTCGACCAGGGGGACACGCATCGAGAAGGGCTGGGCCATGCGCACCAGGGCGTCGTAGATCGACGCGTCGCCGTGCGGGTGCAACTTACCCATGACCTCGCCGACGACGCGGGCGCACTTCACATAGCCGCGGTCGGGGCGCACGCCCATCTCGTTCATCTGGTAAACGATGCGGCGGTGCACCGGCTTGAGGCCGTCGCGGGCGTCCGGCAGGGCTCGGGAGTAGATGACCGAGTACGCGTACTCGAGGAAGGAGCCCTGCATTTCGTCCACGACGTCGATGTCGAGGATCCGCTCCTCGTACGAGTCGTCGGGCGGCGGGGTCTTCGTGCTGCGGCGGGCCATCGCTGCCTGGCTCCTCTGTCTACTGGTCGCTCGCCCACGGGCGCGCTCTTGCTGAAGCGTTGAATGAATCTGACGCGGACCATTGTGGACCGCTGCACTGACAACGCGGACCAGGACCCGGCGTCGGCCGTCCCGCCCGGCGTTCACAGGTG
This genomic window from Streptomyces sp. DG2A-72 contains:
- a CDS encoding citrate synthase/methylcitrate synthase; its protein translation is MSVNRSATTLVDVPRGLAGVVVTDTEIGDVRGLEGFYHYRQYSAVELAQARSFEDVWHLLVLGELPDAERGAAFSAKTAALRRLPDEVRVALPVIAAASARSGPLASMRTALSLLGAAKGFRPVYDIDADGRRRDALVAAAAVPTLLTALHRLGIGLEPVEPREDLSYAANYLYMLTGSEPDPQRTRAIEQYLISTIDHGFNASTFTARVITSTGADVAACLVGAVGALSGPLHGGAPSRALDTLDAIGTPERIDSWIRERVLAGERIMGFGHPVYRTEDPRSRMLREIAQSFGGPRVDFAVEVERRVEAILAELKPGRELHTNVEFYAGVVMELCGLPREMFTPTFAAARAVGWSANILEQAEDSKIIRPVARYVGPGAPVGVPAA
- a CDS encoding DUF6082 family protein gives rise to the protein MATRKYGVRGLGSVAAAGLGVVAGALACKAAERGRLNALCARVERLEDEARTAQNTRANLAWQQRQHWELLSKAIDDPELAEVLDHYEGNLTPKQRRQYLFANAMYTNLLTSYRIGNLSKDEFFQHVRGMLQNPVMREYWYASQQQRASLADTEEAGLGLIVDELLHQLEEADPEEWWVVGDPPGAP
- a CDS encoding GTP-binding protein yields the protein MVPSPGRPQIPVVVLAGFLGSGKTTLLNHLLHRSGGSRIGAIVNDFGAIEIDAMAVAGALGDSTVLLGNGCLCCAVDVSELDLYLDRLARPSAGIDVVVIEASGLAEPQELVRMVLASEHPGIVYGGLIEVVDAAEFDGTRAKHPEIDRHLALAELVVVNKVDRAPDGERVLDVVRSLVDRAAVVPATYGRIDPEFLFDCRPAGERIGQLTFDDIHDHGEDGHDHAGHLHAAYDSLSFTSEVPLNPRRLMEFLDSRPEGLYRIKGYVDFGPHDANNRYGVHAVGRFLRFRPEPWGSGDARVTQLVLIGAGIDAPSLGKELEACKDDAPHADEHGMWGVLRYVQDPEGDLEEPGL
- a CDS encoding DNA topoisomerase (ATP-hydrolyzing) subunit A is translated as MARRSTKTPPPDDSYEERILDIDVVDEMQGSFLEYAYSVIYSRALPDARDGLKPVHRRIVYQMNEMGVRPDRGYVKCARVVGEVMGKLHPHGDASIYDALVRMAQPFSMRVPLVDGHGNFGSLGNDDPPAAMRYTECRMAEATGLMTESIDEDTVDFTPNYDGQEQEPVALPAAFPNLLVNGASGIAVGMATNMPPHNLREVIAAARHLIRHPGADLDALMKHVPGPDLPTGGRIVGLSGIRDAYETGRGTFKIRATVSVEAVTARRKGIVITELPFTVGPEKVIAKIKDLVGSKKLQGIADVKDLTDRAHGLRLVIEIKNGFVPEAVLEQLYKLTPMEESFGINNVALVDGQPLTLGLKELLEVYLDHRFNVVRRRSEFRRGKRRDRLHLVEGLLTALVDIDEVIRLIRSSDNSAQAKQRLMERFSLSEIQTQYILDTPLRRLTKYDRIELESEKDRLKAEIEELTRILESDAELRKLVSAELAAVSKKFGTDRRTVLLESAGAQVAAVPLQVADDPCRVLLSSTGLLARTANGDPFAEDADARRTKHDVIVSAVPATARGEIGAVTSSGRLLRIDVVDLPQLPDTAATPNLAGGAPLAEFVSLEDDETVVCLTTLDESSPGLALGTAQGVVKRVVPDYPSNKEELEVITLKEGDRIVGAVELRTGEEDLVFITDDAQLLRYQASQVRPQGRAAGGMAGIKLTEGAKVISFTAVDPAADAVVFTVAGSRGTLDDSVQTTAKLTPFDQYPRKGRATGGVRCQRFLKGEDCLSLAWAGPVPARAAQKNGTPADLPEIDPRRDGSGVSLGKTVSVVAGPV